DNA sequence from the Pichia kudriavzevii chromosome 4, complete sequence genome:
cccccctcctTAAACTAAACAATTGGTGCTAGTGTAAATATGActgttattattataaaCCTTTCCAGATGCAAGATGATTACTTTAGTTGTTAAAGTAAATGTACAAAATTATTTCACTCATTATTAGCTGTATGGATTTTTATAGTTCTTATAATCCTTGTGCTTACGTAATCATTCCCGACCCGGATCTGCTTTTTCCATGAGCCGGGACAATATTTCACTTTTCCCCAGCATGGGTCCCTACAGATAATAACTTTACCGGAATAGTTTTCTCGTATTGGCGGAACCAGACCATTCAGAGTTTGGTAGAAGTAGGGTGATACAATAAACAATATGTTGAAGGCCTTTacttctcttttcaaaaactcaGGAGGGAAAGTGACACCTAAGATTGTGTTGACCCCGGAGATACTCAGTAGTAGAGAAGGTGTCACGAACAAGCTCAAAGATCTCTATAGTACACAGATCAAGCTGTTAAGTTCTAAAAGAGATGCTAAGATACCTGTTGTGAATCACTATGTTGAACTGCTGGAACAGTATGAGAAACAGAATGAAGAATTGCACAAGCTAAACCCCTTAGATGAGGGATTATCCCAGGAATCATTCATTGAACTACTTGATAATCAACTGTCGGTTAAAGTGGAAGAATTGGCAAAAATTAACTCAAAACTCTCCTTTGAAGATCTAAGCAATTTAAATGCAGTATATAGTGACTCAATAGATAGGTTTTTTTGGGATTTCCACACAAACCGTATAACATCAACCTACACATTAAAGGAATACATTGACCCAGAGCCACTAATGAAAGTGCACGATGCACGAAGTATCGTTGAACAATCGATTCAAACAACATCACAGATATTATCTTTGAACGACTATCCCGTGCCTACGTTTGAGATAGATTCCATACCTTTGAAAGTCAAATGTGTTGCTCCCCATCTTATACATATTatgtttgaattgtttAAGAATTCAACACTACCATCCATTTCGAGGAAAAAGCCAATTATTGTTCGTGTTACTGATGAAGACGGATTTGTGATGTTTGAAATAGCTGATCGTGGAGGCGGTATGCCGGACTCTTCATTGGATAAAATTTGGCAATTCCATTATACCACTTCAAAGATCAGTGAGCGTGATCCGATTCACGGATTTGGCATGGGATTGCCATTATGTAAAGTGTTTGCGGATTTTAATAGTGGAAAACTATCAATGGTCAACCATGAACACTTTGGCGTCTCtgtatttttgaaaattccaaGAGCGTTTAAAGACTAATATCCATTTTATAAAATTATATACTGTACACACCTCAGAGATATAAAATCCTTGTTCTCCTCTTGATCATTTTTGACATTTGCTCTTCCTTCTCAGCCTCCTCTATTTGATACATTAACTCATTGGCATCAGCTTCACACATAACCTCACCTCTGAATAAGAAATAATCACCTTGAACGTTCAAACCACAAATTACACATTTTAGACAATCGATGTGGAATGCCTCATTGATATCATTTTGTAAACATTCTCCTTCAACACCTTTATTGCAAATTTGACATAGCGAACCATTAAGTTCATGAAAATGTTCTTCGCAGTATGGCTGGTTATTAAAAACATAACATGAACTGCCCTTACTAAATTTGGCACCACATTTATAACATCCAAAACATTTCCTGTGCCACTGTCCAGATAGCTGGTGGTCCTTTGACCAGATCTTCTTTTCTGATTCCAAAATATTATGGCCACATTTTCTACATGGACCTTCTCCCGGTGGATAGTAGAGTTCGGCTTCCTCAAATTGAGAAGTTGATGTGAGATCTTGGGTTTGTTTACTATCATTTGTAACCTCAATTGCATGCCTATGTTGCAATTCGTCATGCTGGGGGACCTGTGTTATATCATGAGTTATCTTATCATAGTGAGTATCTTCTGGCGAGGTTGTTGTGGACCGAACATCATTTTGGTAATCATTGACATCTGAAAATAAAGCGGAAGGAGATGGAGTTTTAAAGTGGCGAGGAGGTACTTGAATATCCAAAGAATTTAAGCCAAAAGTAATTCCATTAATATCTGATGAATTGTGGGGAGTTTCAAAGTCAGctgttttcaaattcagcCCAGGCTCGTGctcatcttcataatcTTCATAATCTTCCCCACCTGactcaatttcttcaacctttgCAAATGGATTAACCGATTCTGTTTGCGAGGACTGTTCGTAGTTGTTtgtaatttcatcatcggTATTATGGAATGCTGAAAGTTGTTGGTAATCAACAgcattttcaaatggtATCGTTTCATCATATGTATCTTgatcttcatcattatcattaatGACCAATGCCGGAATCTTAGTTGTTTCGATCCttgaatcttcaatttcacccTCCTGGATTATAGACATCTCATTTGCACCAGATTTGGAATCATGCTTGTACTCTTGCTCATATTCTGGTTCATCATCTAGGCTTTCCAAGTTATATATTTTCATATCTTCAGTGTGTAAAGTACTGATTCTCTTAATGTGAGCATCATTTGGAAGCGGATGATAATTCTGAAACTTAGACTCTAAGGAATCGTGTTTAAAAGAATCACGTAAATTGGCCAGTCCTCCTAAAGAATCTTGGGAATCAGTTGATTTGTGTGCTATACTACTATTTTCCGAGTCAGTGATAGATGATATATTGGTAACTTCTAGCTGAGGTGTTTCAAGTTCAGTTGGTTGTGGTTCGAGTTCATCGGCTGCATCGGAATCAGAGTCAGGTTCAGAGTGATACGGTCTTGGCCCTGCTATCTTTGGTAAAGATCGTCTTGGAGGTATTTCTATTATTGGCTCACTTTGTTTCTGCCATTGCGATTGAATTatatgttgttgttgttgttgttgttgttcctGATTTTGATTATGATTAGAAGGAACAAATTCACCCACCATGTCATGAACTACTAATGGCTGAACTATTGTTTCATTCGAAATATTACCAAGATTCATATCCAAAGATGGAGGAGCAATGTCAGGAATTTGAGGCATCGTAGTAAAGGACCCTGTAGAGGATTGGGATTCTATCTTTAATTTCTCACGTGCATAATGAACCGGTGATTTGGAATTTGTAGGAGagtgatttttcaataaatctgGAGTTGATGTATTCAATGGAGCTGTGGTaaaatttctcattttAGGCGGTCTTGGCAGAGAATTTGTTGATACATTATCATTTCCAGAAACACGATAACCTTTAGGGGCGTTTAAGCTATTCAACGGTACAGATACACTCCTAGTATTATGCGGAGGCTTATAGACATCAAACCCTGCCCTCTCCATGACTCCCCGAACACGTACTTTAGTTGTCAAGGGTGGGAAAGCTGAATGGAATTTAACCTGAGGGCTCTTGGTTTTCAGAAAATCAGGGAGTGAATTCAGTTCAAGTTTTTGATCGGATGCTGAGTACGACATTGCCTTTATGAAATCGTCAGGATTATTCTGCTTGGCTTAGAAGTATCGTAAGGAACTGGAGGAAGATGTAAAGGGTTGTTGATGAGGTTGGAGTGTAGATGTTGTAGGGCCAGATGTGTGCAATCCAGTTAAAAAACGCACAACAGGAGAGATCAACGAGGCACAACGGTAGACGTAAACAGATGAATTGGGTCGGGATTAAAATAAACAGAAATCCActctaaaaaaaaaaaaaattcatttAAAAATCACCTAAAAATTTTTTGGACATCGACTTAATCGGATCTTTCAAGTAGCGCGTTCTTCTCATGAAATTTGAGCGGGTTTTTAGCCGTCAATGCATAAGCACATTCAATAAGTAAGGTGATTAGGGCACAGGCGATATAGACATCAACGAAAAATATGGTCCCTAAAGATAGAAAAGATAGGTTCAATAATCCATCGAAGAGGAATTTAAAGTATTCTAGAAGATGCAAGATTCCACTTTGTAATggatttgaaatttctctAACGTGGACACTCTTTGAACAGATTTTCCCCTCTCCTTTCTCTTTGACAACTTCTTCGGTGGGGTTCCCAATTATGCTATCAGCTAGTGTTGTAGTTGCAGGTGTAGAGACTATGGCAGAGTACGCTGAGAGAGCGCTGACTCCGTCATCTTCCGCATCAGAGAGGCCATCACTGAAACCGCTCCCGATACTGCCAATGCTATGTGGGATTAGCGGGACTGTTGAAGAACATTCTGGCATATACGTTTCCTCGTTATTCATTATAGTAAGACGGAATATGTTTGTAaataaagagaaacaagTGGAAGTTATACCtatagagaaaaagaacGGAGTACTTGCTCTAATACAAGGATATCCATCCATACTACAGTGGAATTGCTGAAGGCTCATGAGTATCTCGAAATTGATCCTCGCCCTCCCCGCGCTGAGCCGCCATAGTGGTGAGCCTCTTATATATAAGGGCACTCAAAGCCGCAAAGGCTGCACCGGTACCTAttagaaagagaagacGGACACTTGTTGGGATTGATCCTGGAGTACCTTCGCCAATGGATGCAAGTTGGATCCCCATAAAGATATGGAGAAGGTATTTGGGCGAAGAAATGATACATGCTATAAGGAAAGTCCATGTGTTAAGCCCTGGAACACATGCGAGAGCTCCATTAGTGAGGGAATAAGGAAGAGGACTCAACTTCACAAGTAGGAGTGCAAATGTCTCTTCAAGAAACGATGTACTTTCGTTGGTGATTGCAGAGACTGCAACTTGCAAAGACGGATGAAGAGCCACCAGACGTTTGGCCTTCTCTTGGAGGAAAACTCTGCAAGTTACCATGGACAGTGTTGACATGACCGACGCGACGGTTCCGACAAGAAAAATTCCATTCCATCCATATACAGCCCCCACAAGAATAGCCAATGTTGAGAAGCCAGCCAAGGGGGGGAAGGAAACAACTGACAACAAGACTCCAAAGAGTGCACGACCACGCCACCCTGATTGTCTGAGTGTTTCTGCATAGTCAAGAACAAGTGCAGTAATGCGTCCGTGAAAGATAACAACCACAAAAGCACAAGCCAAATTAACAACGGCAAGGCATCCGAGAGCTATCTTCCCCTTTGTTGAGAGACCGGAATACCATTCACGGGCCGTAGTTAAGGCCTCCTTATAACGAATGTTGTTCATTATGATTatggtgaaaaaaaaagatgtGGATACTATCTAATTTGGATATTTATAGAGGATAATCATTGAGCTTGATTTGTACAAGAAAATTTAGAACCTCTCGCAGTATTTGAAATGCTGGAGTTCTATATCCAATGTAAAAATCTCAATGCACCTACCACTTGCACCATTCGATTAATACGTCTAGCAAAAAGTAAAATTTGGGTAAATGATGCGTTTGTTTCGAGCTCTACAACATCGGTATACCCGTATGAAGCGTTTCCGTGTGCCCAAATGGATCACGACTCTCATCAATGtgattttgatatatttttcttacAAGGCTTTGGTCATAACCTATGAATCATACTCTCTAGATGAACCTCTTTGGCATGTGACAAAGCATCATTTGAACAAGCCTTTTTACCCGCCAAATGACTATTTTGCTGGTGGATCTAAGAAACCATTGAAACATTCTAATATCAGAGTCATGCTTCAAAACGAACATTACAAATCACTAGTTGCTTCCGAGCTCAACTATACCAGCTATTTCGAAGACCTTGAAGAAACAGTATATTCATTAGAACCACTGCAATATACAGGTGATTTCCAATCATTTATGGAAAGTTATACATCCCGATGCAGGAATCTGTCCTTATCATTTTCACATCCCGAACGCAGTATAACGAACAACGGTAAGCCTGTCATTTGGGATACGatttttcttgataatCCCTATGAGACTTTATCAAGAAACGATCTATTGATTATGAGCTTTGATGAGATTTTCCTCCATGACTTGTCTTTAAAGCACGAAGGAATTATACAAAGTTTACCATCTGGAAATCAGaagtatttttcaaattcaggATATGTAGTTATAGGTGGTGGCATCTATTCATGGTATGCTTTACTTACCATCCAAACTCTGAGAAATTCGGGTTCTTCATTGCCTGTGGAGGTGATGATTCCTAGCAATAATGAAATCGATGAAGAGTACTGTCAGCTCCTGACTAGATGGAATGCTAAATGCATCTCCTTTGAAGATATATATGGGCCCACAGTTCTGTCCCTTGGTGTTAGAGGGTACCAATTAAAGGCTATGGCTATAATTGgctcttcattttctaatGTCTTGTATTTAGATTCGGACATACTTATCTTGAAAAACCCTGATAAACTATTTACCTCTACCgtatttgaaaagtttggCTTTATTACGTGGCCTGATTTCTGGAGACGTACAACTTCACCGCTCCTATACGAGACGATAGGACATGTTGGAGGTAGTGTGCGATTTCTTAACGACTTTTGGAGTGGCAGGAAGGGTGAAAACTACCATGACAGGCAAGGAACTTTAGCAGAGTGGTCTACCGAGGCTGGTCTGCTTCTCATCAATAAAGCAACACATTTTTCTATGCTACTGCTTGCACTATACTACAACCTAAATGGCCCTGCTGGTTACTATCCACTATTGTCGCAAGGAGGTGCAGGAGAAGGTGACAAGGAGACATGGGCCCTATCCGCACTCGTACTAAACTCCACACATTGGCAAGTTAATAAATACCCAGGGAAAACATACGGTACATGGATGAAGAATGTCAATTGGTTTGTTGACAGCGGAATTGTTCAGTTTGATGCTGAGGATGATTTCTATGGTATTTCCCACTTGAATGAATACCATAATGAGTGGGAAAGTGAAATCAATTATAATTATGATTACATGTTTGGGAAACACGCATACCAGATGCAAGAGGTTATACCACCGAAGAGTGGGGTGCCCATAAAGGAACCACGGAAAATGTTTTATCACCTCCACTCGCCAAAGTTAGATCCATGGGATTACGTTTTAGATAACCTATTCGTTGATCGTAGCAACAGACCTTTAAGGAATTTTGGAACTATAGAGGATCTTGGCTGGGATTTGGAAAGATGGATTTGGGAATACATTGAGCAAGTGTTATGCCATGAGAGTGAGGTTAATCATGCACTTCAAAATATGCAGTGTTTCAACGGTAGGGATTTTAAGAGAGTGTGTACCGAGGACGGTAGATTAAAGTCTCGTATTGAgtggttgaagaagaactaaTTAGCGCATTaggtatatatatatatatgtatatattcTGAAAGTCAATTGAATACGTTTTCTACCTTCCATTTTGTACCTTTAACACCCCTGACCATTAGATCCATAGTCAATacctttttattttcttttcccaACTGAACCTCTGCAACAGGAACTGTCTTCACATAAGTAAAACCCAACTTCTGGTAGATCTTTCTGTTACGCGGGTGTGAAGATTCTAGATATAAGGGAGCTCCACGCCTATTTCGATACTTCATACTTTGTTGACGATCGTACTTGGACAATATGTCATCATCACCGTCTTCGTTATCTGTATTGCTATTACTGTGTTCCTTATTATACCAAGACGAATGTGCAGATTCCGTATCGGAAAACGACGAATACCCTGAGTAATCAGTGATATTGTCGGAATCCAAatcaaactgaaaatgaaacGAATTTATCTCCGAGTCGAGCCTTGAGTTCTCATCACTTGAGCCAATATATCGATCATCTCCACTGTTtatgatttcttcatcgtcgtcatcgtcatcaccATTTGTATCTTTCTCCACAATGTATCTGTCTATGTAATTATGGCATACAAATTCAACTAATTTCCTAGCTAGCCCTTTACCCCGACCTTTAGGAATAGCACCGATATCGGATAAATACCAAGATTTATTAAGTTGGTCTCCTAAaacttcttcctttaaCTGGTCCAGCAGTTTCCATTGCTCATCAAAGactcttcttcttgtttctttattgGCCAAATAGACAAATTTTAGATACCCGGTTTGGTACATAGTCCATAGATGTGAAAACAAGCTTCGACTCGTGCTTGATTTCTCGTCCTTTTCAGGTTTCTGGAAACATGCAACAGCTAGAAACGGTGCCTGTGGATCACTTTCTTCGGCTTCTCGATCTCGGACTGCCACAAGTAGACCATTCATTATTGTCGAATATGCAGTTGCCTCAAACAATGCCAAGTCTAGCTGTTCCTTGGTGGTTGTGTCGGAGAGCCCCGAAGTAAGGTAATTCACATACAGGTCGTCCTGAAATGCAATCTGTAATGTTCTCGCAGCCTTCTTATAGTTTTTTATAGAGAGGACTTCCACCGTGAGAGATTCGTTCACTGAAGCAGTGGTGGGGGGGTTGCATGTGCTGTCTTTCTTAAAATAACTGTTCAACGCTGAAAACATTGTCGCCTAATGTTGTGTGTTACTATATGCAACACCCTCTTGCTGGTGGATGTTGAGAATAGTCAACCAGGCAGAAATGACATGAATTTATACTATTTTGTACATTTCCATTAACCGCGGTGTcgaatttttttttccactttATCAAATGACTTGTCTATCTTTGAAGCCTGTTATCTATTCATTTGGAAGCTCTAGGGTATTTCTCTTCCGCTAAACGAATGGCAACGGCAATTGTCTCATAGACATTTTCCCACTCCCTCTTTATCGGAGAGCAACTACATTCAACAAACGCAGCATTCCATTTTCTGGCCAATTCACGGCCTTCCTCAATAAGTCTGGGAGACGCCAATGGCGAATCAATATGTGTACACACAAGAACTATGGGCGGCATCCCTGAACTCGACATCATTGCAACCACTCCTGGGACAGTTGCGTCTGCTTCTCTCTTGAACCGGCTCGAGAAGGAATGTTTTACCTCTGTTTCCCCACCGGTTTTCCAGCCCTCATTATAAACGGTCCATTCCTTCCATGCATCCTCAATAGAATCATGGACTGCACGGACAATGTCTAACTGTGTGGCTGTCTTTCTTGTAGGAGTGCTCTGGGAGGCCTCGTAG
Encoded proteins:
- a CDS encoding uncharacterized protein (PKUD0D02925; Pfam Domains: HATPase_c(3.4e-14)) — translated: MLKAFTSLFKNSGGKVTPKIVLTPEILSSREGVTNKLKDLYSTQIKLLSSKRDAKIPVVNHYVELLEQYEKQNEELHKLNPLDEGLSQESFIELLDNQLSVKVEELAKINSKLSFEDLSNLNAVYSDSIDRFFWDFHTNRITSTYTLKEYIDPEPLMKVHDARSIVEQSIQTTSQILSLNDYPVPTFEIDSIPLKVKCVAPHLIHIMFELFKNSTLPSISRKKPIIVRVTDEDGFVMFEIADRGGGMPDSSLDKIWQFHYTTSKISERDPIHGFGMGLPLCKVFADFNSGKLSMVNHEHFGVSVFLKIPRAFKD
- a CDS encoding uncharacterized protein (PKUD0D02930; similar to Saccharomyces cerevisiae YKR090W (PXL1); ancestral locus Anc_5.691); translated protein: MSYSASDQKLELNSLPDFLKTKSPQVKFHSAFPPLTTKVRVRGVMERAGFDVYKPPHNTRSVSVPLNSLNAPKGYRVSGNDNVSTNSLPRPPKMRNFTTAPLNTSTPDLLKNHSPTNSKSPVHYAREKLKIESQSSTGSFTTMPQIPDIAPPSLDMNLGNISNETIVQPLVVHDMVGEFVPSNHNQNQEQQQQQQQHIIQSQWQKQSEPIIEIPPRRSLPKIAGPRPYHSEPDSDSDAADELEPQPTELETPQLEVTNISSITDSENSSIAHKSTDSQDSLGGLANLRDSFKHDSLESKFQNYHPLPNDAHIKRISTLHTEDMKIYNLESLDDEPEYEQEYKHDSKSGANEMSIIQEGEIEDSRIETTKIPALVINDNDEDQDTYDETIPFENAVDYQQLSAFHNTDDEITNNYEQSSQTESVNPFAKVEEIESGGEDYEDYEDEHEPGLNLKTADFETPHNSSDINGITFGLNSLDIQVPPRHFKTPSPSALFSDVNDYQNDVRSTTTSPEDTHYDKITHDITQVPQHDELQHRHAIEVTNDSKQTQDLTSTSQFEEAELYYPPGEGPCRKCGHNILESEKKIWSKDHQLSGQWHRKCFGCYKCGAKFSKGSSCYVFNNQPYCEEHFHELNGSLCQICNKGVEGECLQNDINEAFHIDCLKCVICGLNVQGDYFLFRGEVMCEADANELMYQIEEAEKEEQMSKMIKRRTRILYL
- a CDS encoding uncharacterized protein (PKUD0D02940); protein product: MNNEETYMPECSSTVPLIPHSIGSIGSGFSDGLSDAEDDGVSALSAYSAIVSTPATTTLADSIIGNPTEEVVKEKGEGKICSKSVHVREISNPLQSGILHLLEYFKFLFDGLLNLSFLSLGTIFFVDVYIACALITLLIECAYALTAKNPLKFHEKNALLERSD
- a CDS encoding uncharacterized protein (PKUD0D02950; similar to Saccharomyces cerevisiae YKR088C (TVP38); ancestral locus Anc_5.686), producing the protein MNNIRYKEALTTAREWYSGLSTKGKIALGCLAVVNLACAFVVVIFHGRITALVLDYAETLRQSGWRGRALFGVLLSVVSFPPLAGFSTLAILVGAVYGWNGIFLVGTVASVMSTLSMVTCRVFLQEKAKRLVALHPSLQVAVSAITNESTSFLEETFALLLVKLSPLPYSLTNGALACVPGLNTWTFLIACIISSPKYLLHIFMGIQLASIGEGTPGSIPTSVRLLFLIGTGAAFAALSALIYKRLTTMAAQRGEGEDQFRDTHEPSAIPL
- a CDS encoding uncharacterized protein (PKUD0D02960) translates to MMRLFRALQHRYTRMKRFRVPKWITTLINVILIYFSYKALVITYESYSLDEPLWHVTKHHLNKPFYPPNDYFAGGSKKPLKHSNIRVMLQNEHYKSLVASELNYTSYFEDLEETVYSLEPLQYTGDFQSFMESYTSRCRNLSLSFSHPERSITNNGKPVIWDTIFLDNPYETLSRNDLLIMSFDEIFLHDLSLKHEGIIQSLPSGNQKYFSNSGYVVIGGGIYSWYALLTIQTLRNSGSSLPVEVMIPSNNEIDEEYCQLLTRWNAKCISFEDIYGPTVLSLGVRGYQLKAMAIIGSSFSNVLYLDSDILILKNPDKLFTSTVFEKFGFITWPDFWRRTTSPLLYETIGHVGGSVRFLNDFWSGRKGENYHDRQGTLAEWSTEAGLLLINKATHFSMLLLALYYNLNGPAGYYPLLSQGGAGEGDKETWALSALVLNSTHWQVNKYPGKTYGTWMKNVNWFVDSGIVQFDAEDDFYGISHLNEYHNEWESEINYNYDYMFGKHAYQMQEVIPPKSGVPIKEPRKMFYHLHSPKLDPWDYVLDNLFVDRSNRPLRNFGTIEDLGWDLERWIWEYIEQVLCHESEVNHALQNMQCFNGRDFKRVCTEDGRLKSRIEWLKKN
- a CDS encoding uncharacterized protein (PKUD0D02970), producing the protein MFSALNSYFKKDSTCNPPTTASVNESLTVEVLSIKNYKKAARTLQIAFQDDLYVNYLTSGLSDTTTKEQLDLALFEATAYSTIMNGLLVAVRDREAEESDPQAPFLAVACFQKPEKDEKSSTSRSLFSHLWTMYQTGYLKFVYLANKETRRRVFDEQWKLLDQLKEEVLGDQLNKSWYLSDIGAIPKGRGKGLARKLVEFVCHNYIDRYIVEKDTNGDDDDDDEEIINSGDDRYIGSSDENSRLDSEINSFHFQFDLDSDNITDYSGYSSFSDTESAHSSWYNKEHSNSNTDNEDGDDDILSKYDRQQSMKYRNRRGAPLYLESSHPRNRKIYQKLGFTYVKTVPVAEVQLGKENKKVLTMDLMVRGVKGTKWKVENVFN